The following are from one region of the Ananas comosus cultivar F153 linkage group 20, ASM154086v1, whole genome shotgun sequence genome:
- the LOC109725568 gene encoding uncharacterized protein LOC109725568 — translation MDSDTTIKLTIRYGGQFEDMKKGKGRRYAGGYQDTIYIDMDRYSLLEIFDDIRKNFKWGEGQILILWYVAQCGEYVVISNDAQLMSIFSMHSDEKQLILYVTLGEKINLLNVSTTSIGDGNETGCSSQGVNINVDPLERTQMDNRFRSSTGVESNYEKELYKEDSEAILSDGSLHTKYSSESNNDDVESHGEIYEFDKDNPIMKVGMKYPNKKTLKRSLDHFAVLNGFEFNVEKSDKRRMTVKCANERCGWRLHASVLQDKTTFEVKTLKNEHECPSVNRCGNKMASQFWVGEESETISSTTSSQHPPVLPRTWSAEHVKPTLGPMKDL, via the exons ATGGACTCTGATACAACCATTAAATTAACAATCAGATATGGAGGACAATTCGAAGACATGAAAAAAGGCAAGGGTAGAAGGTATGCTGGTGGATACCAAGACACTATTTACATAGACATGGATCGCTACAGTCTACTTGAAATCTTTGATgatattagaaaaaattttaagtggGGTGAAGGTCAAATATTGATTTTATGGTATGTTGCACAATGTGGAGAGTATGTGGTAATTAGCAATGATGCACAGCTAATGTCAATTTTTAGTATGCATAGTGATGAAAAGCAATTGATATTATATGTGACATTAGGAGAAAAAATTAACTTGCTTAATGTGTCGACTACTAGCATTGGTGATGGCAATGAAACAGGATGTAGCTCACAGGGTGTTAATATAAatgtggatcccttagaaagaACTCAAATGGACAATAGATTTAGGAGCTCAACAGGAGTAGAGAGTAATTATGAAAAGGAACTTTATAAAGAGGATTCCGAGGCTATACTATCTGACGGTAGTCTTCATACTAAATATAGCAGTGAATCTAATAATGATGATGTGGAATCTCATGGTGAAATCTATGAGTTTGATAAGGATAATCCAATCATGAAAGTTGGTATGAAGTATCCTAACAAAAAGACATTGAAGAGATCCTTAGATCATTTTGCAGTATTAAATGGCTTCGAGTTTAATGTTGAAAAAAGTGATAAAAGGAGAATGACTGTGAAATGCGCAAACGAAAGGTGTGGCTGGAGACTTCACGCATCTGTTCTTCAAGACAAAACAACATTCGAG GTAAAGACATTGAAAAATGAGCATGAATGCCCTTCTGTGAACAGATGTGGGAATAAAATGGCATCACAATTTTGGGT GGGAGAGGAAAGTGAAACAATCTCATCGACTACCAGCTCGCAGCACCCACCTGTACTACCAAGAACCTGGAGTGCAGAACACGTGAAGCCGACCCTCGGACCTATGAAAGATCTATAA